From the Clupea harengus chromosome 15, Ch_v2.0.2, whole genome shotgun sequence genome, one window contains:
- the fabp7b gene encoding fatty acid binding protein 7, brain, b: MVDAFCATWKLVDSENFDDYMKSLGVGFATRQVGNVTKPTVVIEKDGDKVVVKTQSTFKNTDISFKLGEEFDETTADDRHCKSLLTMEGDKFVHVQKWDGKETKFVREIKDGKMVMTLTFEDVTAVRTYEKA, encoded by the exons ATGGTTGACGCATTTTGTGCCACTTGGAAGCTGGTTGACAGCGAGAACTTCGACGACTACATGAAGTCCCTCG GTGTGGGCTTTGCCACAAGACAGGTCGGGAATGTGACAAAACCCACAGTAGTCATCGAGAAGGATGGGGACAAAGTGGTCGTGAAGACGCAGAGTACCTTCAAGAACACCGATATCTCATTCAAACTGGGCGAGGAGTTCGACGAGACCACCGCAGACGACAGGCATTGCAAA TCCCTTTTAACCATGGAGGGAGACAAGTTTGTCCACGTCCAGAAGTGGGATGGCAAGGAGACTAAATTCGTCCGGGAGATCAAAGACGGGAAAATGGTCATG ACTCTAACCTTTGAGGATGTGACGGCAGTGCGTACCTATGAGAAGGCATAA
- the smpdl3a gene encoding acid sphingomyelinase-like phosphodiesterase 3a — MHRRVLFCLACLPVYLLVVAVPTPKLQNDRNGNIGKFWHISDLHLDPTYHVTEDRTKVCLSSKGYPASDPGAFGDFMCDSPYQLILSAFQFMKHSFPQPDFMIWTGDSPPHVPAAELSTQQVIDVIANTTHTIREFFPTLPVYPAVGNHDYWPQDQLPTSTNEIYQALAKLWAGWLEPEALATLREGGFYSQLIRPQLRLVSLNTILYYGPNKVTENMTDPAGQLQWLQNTLEASRQNMEMVYIIAHVPVGYLPYARDTTAMREVYNERLVEMFRNYSDLISGQFYGHTHRDSIMVLLDHQGKPVNSVFVTPAVTPIKNAREPYSNNPAVRTYLYDPADYGVLDIWQYYLNLTEANREGSSEWKLEYTLTGAFELTDARPQSLLELALALAEPGSKAFHKYFKHFMVSYNDTITCEGDCKSTQTCSVMFLDRDSYSACVKKMGKKK, encoded by the exons ATGCATCGAAGGGTTCTGTTTTGTCTTGCGTGCCTGCCTGTTTATCTGCTGGTTGTGGCAGTGCCGACTCCAAAGCTCCAAAACGACCGTAATGGCAATATCG GTAAATTCTGGCACATCTCAGACTTGCACTTGGATCCCACTTATCATGTGACAGAGGACCGCACCAAAGTGTGCCTCTCCTCCAAGGGCTACCCTGCCTCTGACCCGGGGGCATTTGGGGACTTCATGTGTGACTCGCCCTATCAACTCATCTTATCTGCATTCCAGTTCATGAAACACAGCTTCCCCCAACCAGACTTCATGATATGGACAGG TGACAGCCCTCCTCACGTTCCAGCGGCTGAGCTGTCTACACAGCAGGTGATCGACGTCATcgccaacaccacacacaccatcagagagTTCTTCCCCACTCTGCCTGTCTACCCCGCAGTGGGAAACCACGACTATTGGCCCCAG GATCAGTTACCGACGTCAACAAATGAGATTTACCAGGCTCTTGCCAAACTCTGGGCAGGTTGGCTTGAACCAGAGGCACTTGCTACCCTGCGAGAAG gtggcTTCTACTCCCAACTCATTCGACCCCAGCTGCGTTTGGTGAGTCTAAACACCATCCTGTACTACGGCCCCAATAAGGTGACGGAAAACATGACGGACCCAGCTGGGCAGCTCCAGTGGTTGCAGAACACTCTAGAAGCCTCAAGACAAAACATGGAGATG GTCTATATCATTGCTCACGTTCCCGTCGGTTACCTCCCATATGCAAGGGATACCACGGCCATGCGGGAGGTGTACAATGAACGCCTCGTGGAGATGTTTCGCAACTACAGTGACCTAATTTCCGGACAGTTCTATGGACACACGCATAGAGACAGTATTATGGTCCTGCTGGATCACCAAG GTAAACCGGTGAACTCTGTGTTCGTCACGCCGGCCGTCACGCCCATCAAGAACGCCCGGGAGCCGTACTCCAACAACCCCGCAGTGCGCACGTACCTGTACGATCCTGCAGACTATGGAGTGCTG GATATCTGGCAATACTACCTGAACCTCACCGAGGCCAACCGAGAAGGCAGCTCGGAGTGGAAGCTGGAGTACACGCTGACCGGGGCCTTTGAACTGACAGACGCTCGGCCCCAGAGCCTGCTGGAGCTCGCCCTCGCTCTGGCCGAGCCAGGGAGCAAAGCCTTTCACAAGTACTTTAAGCACTTCATGGTGAGCTACAATGACACCATTACGTGCGAGGGCGACTGCAAATCCACTCAGACCTGTTCGGTCATGTTCCTTGACCGTGATTCTTACTCGGCTTGTGTGAAGAAAATGGGAAAGAAAAAGTAG